A window from Streptomyces sp. SAI-127 encodes these proteins:
- a CDS encoding GAF and ANTAR domain-containing protein: MDEQLLSKTFVELADNLVADFDLIDFLRLLTDRCVGMLDASAAGVLLADRDGKLRVMAASDEQVRVLELFQLQNDEGPCLTCFRTGAPVIVPDLTREIDRWPRFVTAAHRGGFGAVQALPMRLREETVGALNLFRAAPGPFDPPATLVAQALADVATISLLQQRTTQRSTVLNEQLQAALNSRVLIEQAKGKLAERQGIDMERAFTALRGYARSHNRRLADVARAFIDDSEPLAGLGA, encoded by the coding sequence ATGGATGAACAGCTCCTGTCCAAGACTTTCGTCGAGCTGGCCGACAACCTGGTCGCCGACTTCGACCTCATCGACTTCCTGCGCCTGCTGACCGACCGCTGCGTCGGCATGCTCGACGCGAGCGCCGCCGGGGTGCTGCTCGCCGACCGGGACGGCAAACTCCGCGTCATGGCCGCCTCCGACGAACAGGTGCGTGTGCTGGAGCTCTTCCAGCTCCAGAACGACGAGGGCCCCTGCCTCACGTGTTTCCGCACCGGCGCACCGGTGATCGTCCCCGACCTGACCCGGGAGATCGACCGCTGGCCGCGCTTCGTCACGGCGGCTCACCGCGGGGGATTCGGCGCCGTCCAGGCCCTGCCCATGCGCCTGCGGGAGGAGACCGTGGGCGCCCTGAACCTCTTCCGGGCCGCGCCCGGCCCCTTCGACCCGCCCGCCACCCTCGTCGCCCAGGCGCTGGCCGACGTCGCCACCATCAGCCTGCTGCAACAACGCACCACCCAGCGCAGCACCGTGCTGAACGAACAGTTGCAGGCCGCCCTGAACAGCCGGGTACTGATCGAACAGGCCAAGGGGAAGCTCGCCGAACGCCAGGGCATCGACATGGAGCGGGCGTTCACCGCGCTGCGCGGCTACGCCCGCTCCCACAACCGTCGCCTGGCCGACGTGGCCCGCGCCTTCATCGACGACTCCGAACCCCTCGCCGGTCTAGGAGCCTGA
- a CDS encoding STAS domain-containing protein — protein sequence MPLPQLTVYRHDRRTRTLITLVGEIDLESAPLVRASLEWCLRDGIRTVDVDLTLVTFCDCSGLNAFLHAAQQTRVAGGTLRLHHPPPILARIVRLADCGFLFPGSQFVPLPPSGSGTPVAPLPAPPHRSVPLAPVLSGDVR from the coding sequence ATGCCCCTGCCGCAGCTCACTGTCTACCGCCATGACCGAAGGACACGGACGCTGATCACCCTGGTCGGTGAGATCGACCTGGAATCGGCGCCCCTGGTGCGTGCGTCCCTGGAGTGGTGCCTGCGCGACGGCATCCGCACCGTCGACGTCGACCTCACCCTCGTCACCTTCTGCGACTGCAGCGGACTCAACGCGTTCCTCCACGCTGCGCAGCAGACCAGAGTTGCGGGTGGGACTCTGCGACTGCACCACCCGCCGCCGATACTCGCGCGTATCGTCCGCCTCGCCGACTGCGGGTTCCTGTTCCCCGGTTCTCAGTTCGTCCCCCTGCCACCTTCTGGCAGCGGCACCCCGGTCGCGCCCCTTCCCGCCCCGCCGCACCGGTCTGTCCCCCTTGCGCCTGTCCTCTCGGGTGATGTCCGATGA
- a CDS encoding SRPBCC domain-containing protein gives MTHDGGLRLHMQRVLRAPRPVVFRALTEPQELAKWWGPDGFTTPGVASDLRPGGGYRIAMQPPEGERFYLVGEFLVVDPPERLSYTFRWEDPDPEDRETVVTLSLRDIGGTSAELVFTQGDFATERRQALHEEGWTQSLNKLEELMSSVAST, from the coding sequence ATGACGCACGATGGCGGGCTGAGGCTGCACATGCAACGTGTCCTCCGCGCACCGCGTCCGGTCGTATTCCGAGCGTTGACCGAACCGCAGGAATTGGCCAAGTGGTGGGGTCCCGACGGGTTCACCACTCCGGGTGTGGCAAGCGACCTTCGGCCAGGAGGCGGTTACCGGATCGCGATGCAGCCTCCGGAAGGCGAGCGGTTCTACCTGGTCGGGGAATTCCTTGTGGTCGACCCTCCGGAACGCCTGTCCTACACCTTCCGGTGGGAGGATCCCGATCCCGAGGATAGGGAGACGGTGGTGACGCTGTCCCTTCGCGATATCGGCGGCACCTCGGCCGAACTGGTCTTCACCCAGGGCGACTTCGCCACTGAGCGGCGCCAAGCTCTGCACGAGGAAGGCTGGACTCAGAGCCTCAACAAGCTGGAGGAGCTGATGTCGTCGGTTGCTTCGACCTGA
- a CDS encoding ANTAR domain-containing protein, with protein sequence MGPENRSARIRMLVAEQAARRGARVGVVDVCTAAVAALPVGGAGVSAMSRTAPSHPLCSTDSVSEQLEELQLTLGEGPCVDAFRHGSAVLAPDLLTRDLQDRWMVFAEAALEAGARAVFALPLQMGAISPGVLDLYARVPVRLNAEELADALAFADLATLVLLDARIDETGEPSDAPVEDLGAYRAEIDQASGMITVQLGVDIEEAFVRLRSHAYAQGRRLGDVAADVVARRLHFPPDAEPDQAGEDP encoded by the coding sequence GTGGGCCCTGAGAACCGGTCGGCGCGGATTCGGATGCTGGTGGCGGAGCAGGCGGCACGACGCGGTGCCCGAGTCGGTGTGGTGGATGTGTGCACCGCGGCCGTGGCCGCGCTGCCGGTCGGCGGGGCCGGGGTGTCGGCGATGTCCAGGACCGCGCCGAGCCATCCGCTGTGCAGCACCGACAGCGTCAGCGAGCAACTGGAAGAGCTCCAGCTCACGCTGGGCGAGGGGCCCTGCGTGGACGCCTTCCGGCACGGCTCGGCCGTGCTGGCACCCGATCTGCTCACCCGTGACCTGCAGGACCGCTGGATGGTGTTTGCCGAGGCGGCCCTGGAAGCCGGGGCACGCGCGGTGTTCGCGCTCCCTCTGCAGATGGGGGCGATCAGCCCGGGAGTCCTGGATTTATACGCCCGCGTTCCGGTCCGGTTGAACGCGGAGGAACTGGCGGACGCGCTGGCGTTCGCCGATCTCGCGACGCTGGTGCTGCTCGATGCGCGAATCGACGAGACGGGCGAGCCGAGTGATGCCCCCGTCGAGGACCTGGGTGCGTACCGGGCGGAGATCGACCAGGCCAGCGGGATGATCACGGTCCAGCTCGGCGTCGACATCGAAGAAGCCTTCGTCCGGCTCCGCTCCCACGCCTACGCGCAGGGACGCCGACTGGGCGACGTGGCCGCGGACGTGGTGGCCCGTCGCCTTCATTTCCCACCGGACGCGGAGCCGGACCAGGCCGGGGAGGACCCTTGA
- a CDS encoding DUF6188 family protein, producing MKVPTALIGARVDSTAFDLQVTLSLGALDPDEGYRLGAELVLDTPFLFRDAAGEWHELDPGTGVSLAPVLALFGQSVVAVDVRDRGVLVIDFQDGAGLWVGPDPQFVSWRLIGHGIEPIMVGPGGEENWER from the coding sequence GTGAAGGTTCCTACGGCGTTGATCGGTGCTCGGGTGGACAGCACGGCGTTTGACCTGCAGGTTACGCTGAGTCTCGGTGCCTTGGACCCGGACGAGGGGTACCGGCTGGGTGCCGAGTTGGTATTGGATACGCCGTTTCTGTTCCGGGACGCTGCTGGCGAGTGGCACGAGCTGGACCCCGGCACAGGTGTGAGTCTCGCCCCCGTTCTAGCGCTCTTCGGGCAGTCAGTGGTTGCGGTCGATGTCCGCGACCGCGGTGTGTTGGTCATCGACTTTCAAGACGGTGCAGGGCTGTGGGTGGGCCCAGACCCGCAGTTCGTGTCCTGGCGTCTGATCGGGCACGGAATCGAGCCGATCATGGTCGGGCCTGGGGGCGAGGAAAACTGGGAACGCTGA
- a CDS encoding DUF1003 domain-containing protein, with the protein MSEQDSRVMHHPALVAHRNSRAGDVQLRIADVITEFAGSMPFVYVHAVAFAVWMLWVESSAWPTLTLVVSLEAIFLSTFVMIDQNRQAAFQQIKADHDFVEQELELMTNTELTRAIRLMTTELRRAATGPHRGAGQAPRPARGSESSMKARATSARRRLWERA; encoded by the coding sequence ATGAGCGAGCAGGACAGCCGGGTCATGCATCATCCCGCATTGGTTGCACACCGCAACAGCCGTGCCGGGGATGTCCAGTTGCGGATCGCCGACGTCATCACCGAGTTCGCCGGTTCGATGCCGTTCGTGTACGTCCACGCCGTCGCGTTCGCGGTCTGGATGCTTTGGGTCGAGAGCAGCGCCTGGCCCACGTTGACGCTCGTCGTGTCGCTGGAGGCGATCTTCCTCTCCACGTTTGTCATGATCGACCAGAACCGGCAGGCGGCCTTCCAGCAGATAAAGGCCGACCACGATTTCGTCGAGCAGGAGTTGGAGCTCATGACCAACACCGAGCTGACGCGAGCGATCCGCCTCATGACCACGGAGCTGCGCAGAGCAGCAACGGGGCCCCATCGGGGAGCGGGTCAGGCTCCTAGACCGGCGAGGGGTTCGGAGTCGTCGATGAAGGCGCGGGCCACGTCGGCCAGGCGACGGTTGTGGGAGCGGGCGTAG